gaggggaaaatTCCAAATCCAAGTTCAACTTTTCTCTAACTTTCTCTCTCAGTTCCCCCATaatcattttctcttttctttttctttccctaagttccaaacagagcctaaaggCATACTTTAGCGGCCATAGATGTATTATATGAATCTTTCTATTTTCGTTGTTCTCATTATCGAACATTTTTCAGGTTGATGAAATGATCAAAGAACTCGAAACCCTTTTGGAATGTATAGAAGGACCAGGTGGTTTCAGGGATGCCTGCACTGTTCACTACGAAAGCTCCGTTTTAGAGCTTGAGGAAGGTATAGAGACACTTTTCAACGGGTGCAGAGTGCGTAAGGTTAGTTCTTTGGATCACTTTTTTGTATCTTTTCATGTGTTTGTATAGACTAGGTTCTTGTAGCTGTTCGTGGTTAGGCATTCTACTTTCTTTGTGCTGTCAAATTCTGATATGTAATACTTATACTAGcattctactctctctctctctctctctctctctctactagaAATGAAATTCCATtaaagaggaaaacaaaacccaaattggAGGCTTGTAGTAATTCTCGTCCATTGGGAGTAGACCCAAACTCCACcgaattgtaattctttttagTAAGTGGACTCAATTGGCTCCCCTTGGAAGTATCAAAATAGTATCCTCTTACTTTTGTAATATCGGCTCATCCTTAATACGAGAAGGTTGAGGGGATCGATGGTGTCCCCCATCTATTGAAATTGTcctttttgatgttttttccTGCTTGTGTATTGTTTGACTTAGTCCTCAAATATTTCAAAACTATGGTTTTTCTCACTTCCAATTTACATGGGATCTTTTTGTCTCTAGAAATTTTAGTGACCATGAAGCAGTTGAATTGGCATTTTTGTTGTCTATTCTTAATGAGGATTTGACAAAAGGGGGCGGTCACTTTATTCTTCGGAGGCCACAATTACGAAATGTTTGATAATCAAAATTCTCCTCACTGTCATATTAAGAAAGAGTTTGTGTTTCTTAAAGGTAGGGTTTTGTATGTAGAAGTTGGTTTCATGGATCGTGGCTAATGAAATATTTCGGAGCCAAGTTGTAGTGGTAGTCCTTGATGGTGTGTGAGTGTGATGTGTAGGAGGAAACAGAGATGGTTGcatcattcttttttttgcatcgttagCTTATACTTTTTAGAGCACCAGTTATTTCAATAGGCAAAGATTAGTTGGGTGATTCTGGCTTCTTGTTCCCAATATTCGTGGCTTACTTTTGGGGATTGGATTGCAACAAGGAAGCGAAAGGGGCGTGGGATTTTTTTTGCTTCACCTTTGGTGGTTAGTGTAatgcttggattttttttggataagatGGAGGAGGTCAACTCTCGATGGAATAGAGTTTTCTATTTATCATCTTCCATTTCTGGAGTTTTTTTATTATCATCTTTGGAGGTCTTCCTGTCCTTTGTTTAGTGTTCCTGTCAAGCAAATTCTGAAATTACCATCTAACTGGATTTCTATCTCGAGGTAAGCTCTTGAGATTTGCTGAATTAATTGTGTTGTAACCTGTAACCAATGCTGACAAAATCTGCTTGAATTGTCGATTATGGACTTCATGGGAACAaatctatttttatttattctgTTGTCTGCTAGCTCTTTATGTCTGTCCTCATCATGTGTGATATCCCCTGTATTTCTCGTTGTCCGTATTGTTGAATGTTTTGTGTAAACCAATTTCCTAGCAATCACATACTACtctgtcacacacacacacacagaagcACACATACATTTATGTTAATGTATACCCAAATGTGTGTGCATGTATCTCTGGACTATTTACGTTTGATTCTCAATATCTTGAGTTTGTAGAGCATAATGGATGAGCGGCTGGGGGAGATCCAACTTATTCTTGATAACACTGTGCAAGGTACTTTCTCAGCTACATGTTTTTATACAATACGAAGGCATGGCTGACTTGTTTTTAACcactttgaaaaaattaatgccttgtttggatcaagatttgaaaaaaaaattccaactcaaaaaataatcaTTACGCCtatttccactcattacctctatctccaatcattattctcatttctctctcaactcattacccctacttccaatcattactctcataaaaaatttctcaaaaactcatccaaacacagcataagaCTTATCTTCACAAATAAAAGAGACAGTGTGAAGGCCCAATTTTGTTGTGCACTTTTATATTACATGATGACGAAATTATCGAAGGCACGCTCTACCACTGAGCTAATAGCCCGTCTTGCGAGCCTCCCACGTCCCCTCTTAGTTTGCTTTGGTGTTCAACTAATTTTTCCTCAAATCCATCAtttagtttcttattttttggatcaGTGATAACTTTTGCTGCAAGCGCCACTTGGTTACGTACATGAAGCCCAATTGGTTGTATATGAGCTTGGATGTTTTGCCCTCTCTTATGGTTTCTTCTTAAAATTTTAAGCATCTGCAACCAAAAGcttttatggatattttttgagTACAAGACATTATCATAGGCGGAGAGACATATATcttgtagtaaaaaaaaaagttggggtTTTATTCAGACTGAGAGCGTCTAAAGATGTAAAAAAAGACAAatcgaataaaaaaattacttattcagTGATCCAAACAAGGCCTACATTAATGCTCTTACTGCACGGGCACTTCCCCATTGCTAGTCAATGTACAGGTTGCagcaacttctttttttgattataTTAACAATCTTTTTGTTTGTGGTTTGCCATGGCTTATCAGTTATGATGCTAGTTAACACCAACGTTTATGGTTTCTAGAGAAATTGAACAAGGTTGGACGTGACTATGAGATGTGAATGTCCTACCTCCGTTGAATTTGTCCTTTCTAAAGtagaaaaaacaaatttgatGTAGAAACATTCTTGTTACCTCatttgaagaagaaataaacaagaaagaCTTGCCTTTTGTCATGCCAAAATCAGGCGCCGGGTGTGAAGGGCAGTCTAACTAGTTTTGGGTGGTATTTATGGAAGGAGAGGAATATGCATTATTCTTGTTGGAGAAATAACCATTGAGAAGTGAAAATATCCCTTGTTGAGCTATTAGCATGAGGACATTTGTTTCAGTTTCTTTCTTCGATTTTTCATGAGAGAAGAAAGTCTGATTTTCATTTCAGTTTCTTAGTTGCAACTAGACAAACCCCTTGCTTGCGCACATACCTGCAATCATCCCTGACGACTGAGCTTGTGTATCACAGCTAGAAGCTTTGGTTAGATGACTCAAAATACATAGCTGTAAGACTCAGCATTGCTGTTAATCCCTAATGTTCATATGCATGTAATTATGGTTGCATTTCAGTCACAGTAGTGAAGGCAAAATACATAGCTGTGACGATAATTATTTTAAGGTGTCTTGCTGCTATTCTCTTTTGTTCATATGCATGTAATTGTAGTTGCATTTTGGCCGCAGTAGTGAAGGCATTTCTTAGCTGCCAAATCAGCAGACACTATATGACCAGATCTCATTTggtgtcaataagtttatcagTTCGGTCATGCAATTGTTTAAGTTGGGTAATATCTGTTTGAGTCACCATATGATCTTGTGATTGGTTTCCAGTTTTAGCAAGGAAAATTTATACGGAAGGCATTGTAAAGCAAGCTACTGATGGGCAATATTTGGATCTTTGGAATCGCCAGAAGTTGAGTTCTGAACTAGAGCTGAAGCAGCAGCATATATCAAAAGTAAATCAGGTTGACCATCAGTTACATTCTACTGGTTCAGAATTTGCTGAATTATGATTCAATGCGTCATCACACTATCCCTCTCCTCCCCCCTGTTCCAGGAGCTGACTAACCAACTGATTGAATTGGAAAGGCATTTGAATACTCTCGAGCTTAATAAATTTGGTGAGAATGATGGCATTCAAATGAGTCAAAGAACTTTTCCTGGTAGATATGGGCCTTCGAGGTATGGAAATTATAACAAGTACCTGTTATTTGTTACACATACTATTCATTTTAGTTTGACATGCTGACATGAGAAATTTCCTCTTTGACTGCCAAGTGATAAGTAGTTGGGCTTTCTTTGTATCATGTTTGGTGCAATAAGCCCACGTGGGAACCTATTGTCCTATGGATGTACCATTAGTTCTGTTTAAGTTAACTAACAGAGGCTAGTGAAATTATGACTTCATCTAATCATAAAGTATTCCCTTGCAGAAATGTCCAGTCCTTGCATAGTTTACATAATACAATGACTTCACAATTAGCTGCCGCAGAGCAACTTTCTGAATGTCTCACAAAACAGATGGCTGTGTTGAGTATTGAGCCACCTTCTGCGAAAACACAAAATGTGAGAAGAGACTTGTTTGAAGAAATTGGGATCCCTTACAACAGTGCCTCATTTAGCTCTCCAGATGGAAAAGTAGCTGGTGATACCCACTCAAACAAAAGACTCTTAACTTCTTCATGCTCTGATGCTGGTAAAGGCCAGTCCAGGAGAAATCAACCGAGTGGTACGAGGGGTTCTGAATCAGAGACCGCAAGGAGGAGGCGTGATTCCCTCGACCGGGTAACATTTCTTGAAATGCTCCTGTCATTTTGTAGACATTTCATAAGTGGACCTCAGCATCCTTTGTACTCATTATGAAGTAAAAAGCTGGGGTGTTTTTCCAGTGAATTGTGTTTGCATTTGCTTACTCTGATTGTACTTTGGTTACGTGTTACAAACATCTAGTGTGACCAAGACCCAGTGCAGCTTGGTGCCAATGAGAGGCAGAAAATTTGGTGTTTGGTAAAATCTAGAGCCTTGTGACAACCGCTGTAGAAAAAATGTTTCGtaagaaaaatatacaaaacaaaaacttctaTGACATCAAAATCTACTCGGAAGATGTTGAAATAGGAGATCAATAGACGTAATCAAACCCCTTGCACAAATCCACGTATCATCTTTTGTGATGTTGAGGAGCAATTGAGATATCTTCACTCATCTATTTTGAAGTGGTGTCAGGGTCAGTACAGGGTTAGGGTGTTGAGCAGCTACCGGCTAGTATATGTTCAGGGTTTTGAGTGGTAGCCCTTTCTTATAGTTTGTCTAGGGCCCTTCCTTTATGGGTCTTCTTTCAAGGTCACTTCCATTTACGATGGTGTTACGGTGAGTTTTGAGGAGGTTGGCCAGTGAGGGAGGCACTGTCTCTCATAAGGTGGTTAACTTATCCTCACAAAAGTACTATTTCTAGTTTCCTGGCCTATGTCATGTCTCTTTCAGTTATTCGAGCAGGGTAGCTGACAGATTGGAGAGAATAAAGAGAGACTTTTTTCCGTAGAAAATAGTTGGTTGATTGGAGTGGAACAAGGAAAGTTGGTTCATGAATTGTGCAGTTGTCATATTGTGGTGTCCGATCGAATTGAAGTTGTTATTGAGGTTGTGTTGTGCCGCGGATACCCTGCAAACACACACACCTCAAATAAACGAAGATAAAACAATTTTTACATGGTTCGGCAATTACCTACTTCTGTGGAGGAGAAATTGCAATGGTTTTTTCATATAAAACCTAATATCAATGGAGccaacccatctctctctctctcaacacatACGGACACGCCCAAAGGAAAAAGAGACCTTCTGCGCCGTTTTTCTTTCCTTCGTAAAAGCAGGGCCAGACAAGGCAAATTTTTGGAACTTACACTTCTAAATCCTTCTCTTTGGGAACTTATAATTTAAACAGTGTACATGCCTGAATAGGACTATAGGTTCAATAATTGACGACCACCAATCTGATCATTATTTACTGTGAAGCTTTTGCACCAGATAATCTGGAAAGTTTACTAACCCAGTCCTTGGTCACTCTTACAATGTAGCACTTGTGCTGGCTTGGAAGTACTTAAATGAACAGTGCAGAGTAGAAGAGCCTTACCTTTACATGTAAGAGGTCCAATGATGAAGAACTTGACTCTTGGCGATTAAAATGAATTGTTGCTCGAACTACTTGTACTACTAGATTACCAAcaagacaagtaaattggggaAGCTCACTGTTAAATGACCACCCAAAGAAAATTCTTGATCCAATTATTGCAGCTTTCTCATGTGAGGGTCACATTTCATAGGTTTTTCTTCTGAGAGGGCAATTACACATCACCATTCATGCACTTTTGAATGAGAAAATGCTCTTTTCATCTTGAGATGAGAATTTAATCCAATGCTGTTGGAGGAAAGTTGCGTTGTTTCTATGCTTTGTTATGCGATTTCATTTATCTTTAATATAAGAAATGGTAGAGGTAAATTATGTACATGTCCATGTTTATTTGTGTGATCTTTTCTTGTTGCCATTTGCTTTGGATGTCTTTTCCCAGGGCTGAGAAATGTGTATATTTTGCTTTCTACGCAGAGCTGGGCTAGTTTTGAACCTCCAAAAACAACTGTAAAAAGAGTTCTCTTGCATGAAGACCGTGCCAAGGCAAGCGCAGATAGATCCGCCTTGTTGGATAAGAAACATGTCAAGTCCCACATGCTGGAAGGATCAGCAGTTGCTCGTGCAGAGCTCTATACCACCACCTCAACTCTCTTTTATCCTTCTGAGGGAGAAGGTAAGCGACAACTTGAGTGGACGAAGTAATTTGCTAAATGCATGAACTTTTCAAGACAAACAGGTGAGAAACTGCTGTTGATTGTTATTCATTTTATTTGTGTAGGAATTCAAGGTAGACCAGCAAAACAAGCCTCCGTGTTCTCATCGCATTCTGCACCCATATCCTCAATTATTGCCAGACAAAATAATGTAAGGGGGAGTTTCAATCCAACTGCCAACCTATCAAGCAATGGGGTAACTCTTATTGAGAAGCCTGCCCTTGTTGTCAACAATTCCGAGAGGTCCCAGGTGGAACTACATCAAACACCATCAGTTTCCAAGAGGTTTCATGGGCAGACACTTTCCTTGCAGAAGAAACCCAGTGAAATGTCAGATCCAAATGAAGACACCTATCTTGTGAGGTCTACATTTGAGAATGCGAACCATCatcctagcatcaccaaaagCTCCTTTATGAAATCTGGGAAAGGTCTTGAATCACCATTTCATTATTCATCAGTTTTTGATCCAGCTCCCAACTTGAATGCAGAAGTTTTCCAGTCTGATACTGCAGCAAGTAAAAGCCATTCTGGTAGCTTAACATCATCATCTCCTATGCTTTCAACTTCCAGTAGTCGATCATCTGCACCGGTCCTTTCATCATTACTGCTTCCATCTTCTTTACCATATCCAACTGAAAAAACCTCCATCTCAATAGGAAGATCGTCTACTAGTTCCAAAACCGGTACAAATGGTAGTCAGACTGCCTTGCTTTCCCAATCATCGAGCTCTTCctcttcatttctttcttctgtCTCCTCTTATCAGGTTCCTGAAAAAGCAGTGCCCTCAGCTATCCCCATTGCTTCTATGAACTTTGAAACTGAGTCTCCCAAGAGAGAGCAACAGCATCCTATACCTAAGCTTACTTCCACAACCGGAGAGAGTTCTACAGTTCAAAGTTCATTTCCAGAGAATGAGCCTGGATTTACTTTGAAGCTCGAGTCTTCATTGCCAGTCAGGCCCGGAGGTGAACCTTCAGCTAATTTGCAATCTGTGAGTAAGCCGAGTTTTGATGGCATGGCAAATCATACAATGAATGCAGCACTGAATTCTAAACGAGGACCGTCATTTGCAACAGACGTGTCTGCAGCACTTCTATCAATGTCTGGGAGTGCCAGTGGTGGAAAAAGTGAAAGTGCAAATGTCGCGGTCACCCAGGAGGATGAGATGGATGAGGAAGCTCCTGAGACAAGTCAGACGAATGAACTCACTTTAGGaagccttggtagttttgggattGGTTCATCCCCAAATCCCACTCCTGGCAAGCCAAATCCATTTGGCGGGGCATTTGGTAGTGTGGTGTCAACCCCAGCTAGCTCGCCATTTAGTATGACTGTTCCTACAGGAGAGCTGTTTCGACCTGCATCCTTCAGCTTTCAATCTCCACAACCTTTCCAACCATCCCAGTTGACAAACTTTGGTGCGCTCTCCGGTGGGTTGAGTATGGGAACCACTCCTCAGATCTCTGCTGCAGGAAGTGGATTTGGGCAGCCCGCACAGCCTGGATCAGGGCAGCAAGCTTTAGGGTCAGTTCTTGGTGCATTTGGACAGTCAAGACAGCTTGGCGGTGTTGGACCTGGTACAAGTCCCTCTTCCGCAAATGGTTTCAGTGGTGGTTTGATCAGCTCTCCTTCCACTGGTGGCTTTGCTTCTTCAACTGGTGGTGGGTTTGCTGGTGTTGCGTCACCTGGAGGTGGATTTGCTGCCGCTGCCTCAGCCGGTGGTGGATTTGCTGCTGCTGCCTCAGCTGGTGGTGGGTTCAGCGGCGGCGGGTTCGGTGGCATTACTGCAGCTGGAGGGGGATTTGCTGCCCCTGCATCAGCTGGTGGTGGTTTTGCAGGAGCTGCTTCTGGCAGTGGATTCCCCAGTTCAGGTAGAGCACCTTTTCTTCCCACTTCTTTTGCAGCACATAACAAGTGACGCTTGTATTTTTGGCTCACATTGGCTTTTATTCGTTATATTGAAGGTGGTGGATTTGGAGCCTTCAACAGCCAGCAAGGAAGTGGTGGCTTCTCTGGATTTGGTAGCAGTGCAGGAGGGACTGGAAGACCCCCATCTCCACTTTTCACACAGATGAGAAAATAGTCGCCGGAGTCCAAACCAAAAGCTGAGATAAGAGATGCTGCTATTAGGTAGTTTGATGATATGTACGCATCACTTTCTAATGAATTGACCTGAAGGTACTGAAAATAGAAAGCGGGTAGCTTTTCTTGCTTTTTACTATCACTTAGGAGCTGGAGCCTCCTTTTGAACCAGGATGTGAAACCAAACTCTTCACGTTTTGCGTTGAAGACCCCAGAATTGCATGTTAGCATTTGGTAAGCAGACTTCAAATCACTATATTGTCTTATTTTACCATCTGTATTTGAGGGTCAAGATGACCCGGTTCACATCTTCAGTTCTCTCTTGTAACAAATGTTGTTCCAACCATGTATAAATGGTGATGGATTCCTCAATCTTCTATGAAGGAACTCGAGATTAAAGGCTGAAATTGTCTTGAACACATGATGGACTCCTCCAAAACAGTGGGTGACTGATTCATTGTTTGAAGCTGTAAAAGAGCAGCAAAATTAGTGTAGTTCATGGTTTACGGCTTTCTTGCAGAGTTATTGTTGAGTttgttctcttttattttcctacgGTAAGGTTCAACATATCCTTTCTCCCATGTAAATGCAGAGTTATTATTCTAATGAGTgtgttctcttttattttccttaagGTTCAATACATCCTTCTCTCATGTGAATTCCACTCTCATATAGAAATTTGCTCAAAACACTCTAAACGCGTAATTTGTTTTACCATGTGTGCTGTACATACAAAAGAAACTAGAAATAAGAACTAATTTTCGTTTAGTTGTGGTTGCAATTACAATTAGCATAAAGACTTGGTATGAACTTAAAGGTTTGTTTAGTTGTAGCTGCAAATGACGAATGGTGGAGTATAAAGGTTCTGCTACTATCCAATCGATCTCATGAATGGTTAGATCACACCACCAAAATCTGCAAGAAATCATTTAACAGTTGGAAGAAATATTCTTCATCGACTCGTGGACTGGGATTGAAACAAGTATGATAATTCTACCATAAAACATTCGAAACTGGTAACAAATTGGGATTGGTGATCATGTGATGGTGGTAACGGTCTGAGTACATATGCACCATGGCATTTTTGGAAACAAGATCATCCTACATTTgccatagaaaaaaaaaaaaaactttaaattaACTTTTATAGATATTCCTTTAAGGTAACACATATTTTGAGGATGTCTTCTGTTAGAAAAGAAAATTCCTTGTGCATTGCCATGATCTCATTTACGTACTGCATTTTGACTGCCATCTAACTCATCAAGTACttgctcaaatttttttaccaaaaattaaggagattcaaaattttactcaaattttttttaagatttgtTTTGCTCTTTACAATTTACAACTGTGCCATTGATAAAGCTTTTATTCGAATTTGTACTTACATTTGGATTCGTTCATTGGAGGACTTCGTACCAAATGAAGCtttgattcaaatttgagtaagagCCGGAAATGCTCTTAATTAACCTCTCAAAATACATCTCACTTAGAGGAGGAAAAAACTTTGGGCAGAAAAAAGATGAGGAGAAAACTGATACCAATCCAAGAAGCAAATCCGAAGGGATGTCATTCTCATTTCTAAAACTTCAGAGATGTAATCCGTAATTGTAGAAAACATTAGGAGAGGCTAGTGTAATTTACACAAAACGCTACcctattagagcatccacagtggaataattaAAAGtgcataatcaaaagttgccacattattttttggttatccatttaagagattgctaaacTTAGCAATGTAaaggtccacaatggtataatcaaaatttaataaccaaaacttaccacatcatcttttcaatttataaaaatttagaaattgtGACGTagaactaataaaaacaggttattataaaaggagaaaatagttttttaaaaattttgatttaaaaaaaaagttcttaaaaaaaagtttttgaatttttgtttttcaaaagtaCAGttctgtttttgcaaaaaaaaaaaaaaaaaaaggttctgggaaaaacaattttaataaataaaaccgttttgaaaaaaaattatttttgcaaaaaaaataaaatttgtatttaaaagtatttttcttaaaaacataTTAAAAATGGAAGAATGAGAAAGTTTTTGTATAATAATTGTGTACTTAAttgaaaaaatttgagaaaaactAAATCTGATTATTCGCCCAACCCAATCCGACATCCCAACTATAAACGCtaccccattctctctctctctctctctctcacacacacacacacacacacacccctgaTCAGCGAAAACACACACCCTCTCTGACTTCCTCTGAGTCTCAGGTAAGTTATCctagttagggtttttttctaCAGCTTTAATTCGACAATCTACTGTATTACTTTACAATTGAGGCTCCTGATTGTTGATTTCTTGCACGGTTACTGTGCTGGCACAGCATATGTTCCGTTTTGTTTGGTATGACAGGATATAATATTTGTAAAGTACAGGCGCTGGGTTTTTATTTCTGTAAACATCTTGTAATTGTCgtttttggaaggaaattaTACTAGTTGTTAACACCAAGTGTTTGGTTAAATTGCCGTGAGGGAGGGGTTTTAAGAGATGTAGGCTTAGAACTGCCAAATGGATGTTGATCACTCTAGTCTCTGACTAACGGTTGAATTCGACAACTTAGATCGCACGGAAGGTGTACCGAACACAAACAGGAACTCGATAATTTGTGTCCCAACCGACATGATGACATCAAAAGGTTGCGAAAAGGTTGATGATATGGAGAAGACGATCACGATTCACATGTTTCTCCTTGAGAACTTAATGAATGTGGCGACTTTTATAAAGTAGAGGTGTAGTCTGGAGTCATAGAAAGAGACTGGAGCTTCTTGGGTTGTTCATgttgtcattttttggagtgctaTATTGGAAATTTTCGATGCActagaaaatatatttataattgcTGAATTTTATGCAGCCCAACCGGCATTGGTAACTCATCTACTGCATctaaatcgatatattttaaaaaatttgcaatCGCTTTCTCCAACGTCttggttttcaatttcttttttcacaaatatcaaaacTATTGACTCATCAATGATGTTTCCCAAATATGTCTTCCATCCGTTGATATTCCTTATGgcttttctctctttctgtcACAATTCTACCTTTCAACTCACGGGACGTCGGGACCTATTTTTACATGCATTAGGAGAACATCATGACACTCGTACTAGGAGATCCACTTCGCAACTGTACTCACCCAACGAATACTAAAAGACTCGTACTATTCTAGATTCTAACCACCATCATGACAC
The sequence above is a segment of the Rhododendron vialii isolate Sample 1 chromosome 13a, ASM3025357v1 genome. Coding sequences within it:
- the LOC131312568 gene encoding nuclear pore complex protein NUP214-like isoform X4; protein product: MERRKITWFKSSQAKMESSRIELAITANRKSTDQHIVLFGWSLDDRKEAAVIDIVRDTLCPKIALQENGDDNIVLGLCVDRISQNEKVEVQLGAEYKELSPFCILLCLSLDGKLFMYQVASVTGPSVPPDKVSLLSDKEDDTPTLVSSEDGKPSTSGGLVSKSVQVGLGFQSQGVDKKELLMKEGNGIPVTNGPLRPVNSERLETLGQQKFLVTKVDQDTVGQQSLLSAPQGPYFGHLSPKTSYLEEPGPAVIDFSKEETKKLPEGGSSPVSFPGKFSSHVSSQSISTTLPRAFDLDKELSENLESKGAPSSPPLNAKHTFPVTSDGGFSFVPPGSIQSNRSDTSRTNSSNAHFPGVPHGNFSHPKQAASSSTVFSSSGKTSYSGGQSASIGPVIAHPRPTIRSSVSSSQQNFAPVNSSKDKFQPNKENYRAASPTRLLNTEPQLSKQFGNVDEMIKELETLLECIEGPGGFRDACTVHYESSVLELEEGIETLFNGCRVRKSIMDERLGEIQLILDNTVQVLARKIYTEGIVKQATDGQYLDLWNRQKLSSELELKQQHISKVNQELTNQLIELERHLNTLELNKFGENDGIQMSQRTFPGRYGPSRNVQSLHSLHNTMTSQLAAAEQLSECLTKQMAVLSIEPPSAKTQNVRRDLFEEIGIPYNSASFSSPDGKVAGDTHSNKRLLTSSCSDAGKGQSRRNQPSGTRGSESETARRRRDSLDRSWASFEPPKTTVKRVLLHEDRAKASADRSALLDKKHVKSHMLEGSAVARAELYTTTSTLFYPSEGEGIQGRPAKQASVFSSHSAPISSIIARQNNVRGSFNPTANLSSNGVTLIEKPALVVNNSERSQVELHQTPSVSKRFHGQTLSLQKKPSEMSDPNEDTYLVRSTFENANHHPSITKSSFMKSGKGLESPFHYSSVFDPAPNLNAEVFQSDTAASKSHSGSLTSSSPMLSTSSSRSSAPVLSSLLLPSSLPYPTEKTSISIGRSSTSSKTGTNGSQTALLSQSSSSSSSFLSSVSSYQVPEKAVPSAIPIASMNFETESPKREQQHPIPKLTSTTGESSTVQSSFPENEPGFTLKLESSLPVRPGGEPSANLQSVSKPSFDGMANHTMNAALNSKRGPSFATDVSAALLSMSGSASGGKSESANVAVTQEDEMDEEAPETSQTNELTLGSLGSFGIGSSPNPTPGKPNPFGGAFGSVVSTPASSPFSMTVPTGELFRPASFSFQSPQPFQPSQLTNFGALSGGLSMGTTPQISAAGSGFGQPAQPGSGQQALGSVLGAFGQSRQLGGVGPGTSPSSANGFSGGLISSPSTGGFASSTGGGFAGVASPGGGFAAAASAGGGFAAAASAGGGFSGGGFGGITAAGGGFAAPASAGGGFAGAASGSGFPSSGGGFGAFNSQQGSGGFSGFGSSAGGTGRPPSPLFTQMRK
- the LOC131312568 gene encoding nuclear pore complex protein NUP214-like isoform X3, which translates into the protein MSLKLKEKVCISLSFDSWIGDSNLNFAVKVDSIRWVRPDSIILGCFQLTSDGKEENYLVQVITSKDGKFTDTSSKPIVLSFSDVFEAFVDDIVPFGSGPYMSLSYLSTCELAITANRKSTDQHIVLFGWSLDDRKEAAVIDIVRDTLCPKIALQENGDDNIVLGLCVDRISQNEKVEVQLGAEYKELSPFCILLCLSLDGKLFMYQVASVTGPSVPPDKVSLLSDKEDDTPTLVSSEDGKPSTSGGLVSKSVQVGLGFQSQGVDKKELLMKEGNGIPVTNGPLRPVNSERLETLGQQKFLVTKVDQDTVGQQSLLSAPQGPYFGHLSPKTSYLEEPGPAVIDFSKEETKKLPEGGSSPVSFPGKFSSHVSSQSISTTLPRAFDLDKELSENLESKGAPSSPPLNAKHTFPVTSDGGFSFVPPGSIQSNRSDTSRTNSSNAHFPGVPHGNFSHPKQAASSSTVFSSSGKTSYSGGQSASIGPVIAHPRPTIRSSVSSSQQNFAPVNSSKDKFQPNKENYRAASPTRLLNTEPQLSKQFGNVDEMIKELETLLECIEGPGGFRDACTVHYESSVLELEEGIETLFNGCRVRKSIMDERLGEIQLILDNTVQVLARKIYTEGIVKQATDGQYLDLWNRQKLSSELELKQQHISKVNQELTNQLIELERHLNTLELNKFGENDGIQMSQRTFPGRYGPSRNVQSLHSLHNTMTSQLAAAEQLSECLTKQMAVLSIEPPSAKTQNVRRDLFEEIGIPYNSASFSSPDGKVAGDTHSNKRLLTSSCSDAGKGQSRRNQPSGTRGSESETARRRRDSLDRSWASFEPPKTTVKRVLLHEDRAKASADRSALLDKKHVKSHMLEGSAVARAELYTTTSTLFYPSEGEGIQGRPAKQASVFSSHSAPISSIIARQNNVRGSFNPTANLSSNGVTLIEKPALVVNNSERSQVELHQTPSVSKRFHGQTLSLQKKPSEMSDPNEDTYLVRSTFENANHHPSITKSSFMKSGKGLESPFHYSSVFDPAPNLNAEVFQSDTAASKSHSGSLTSSSPMLSTSSSRSSAPVLSSLLLPSSLPYPTEKTSISIGRSSTSSKTGTNGSQTALLSQSSSSSSSFLSSVSSYQVPEKAVPSAIPIASMNFETESPKREQQHPIPKLTSTTGESSTVQSSFPENEPGFTLKLESSLPVRPGGEPSANLQSVSKPSFDGMANHTMNAALNSKRGPSFATDVSAALLSMSGSASGGKSESANVAVTQEDEMDEEAPETSQTNELTLGSLGSFGIGSSPNPTPGKPNPFGGAFGSVVSTPASSPFSMTVPTGELFRPASFSFQSPQPFQPSQLTNFGALSGGLSMGTTPQISAAGSGFGQPAQPGSGQQALGSVLGAFGQSRQLGGVGPGTSPSSANGFSGGLISSPSTGGFASSTGGGFAGVASPGGGFAAAASAGGGFAAAASAGGGFSGGGFGGITAAGGGFAAPASAGGGFAGAASGSGFPSSGGGFGAFNSQQGSGGFSGFGSSAGGTGRPPSPLFTQMRK